Proteins encoded within one genomic window of Brachybacterium sp. P6-10-X1:
- the proB gene encoding glutamate 5-kinase produces MSGSGSTGGAGPRQPSRIAARGSLAGAARVVVKIGSSSLTDDRGRLDQSRVADIAATAASLAAGGSEVVIVSSGAIAAALGPLGLPERPTSVPLQQAAASVGQALLATAWSSAFGDHGRRTGQVLLTESDVIRPQTYRNVRSALESLLDLAAIPVVNENDTTATHEIRFGDNDRLAALVAQLLGADALFLLTDVDALYTAPPTEPGAERIGLVEDPARLTGVSIGSVGSKVGTGGMVTKLSAAQLASTTGTAALLTSAGQFAAAAAGEDVGTFFPGQEGRRRSRLVWLRFATRGAGTLTLDEGAAEAVATRRRSLLAVGITAVAGTFPDGVPVDIARPDGAVIARGLTSFSSDELRAMAGRGTHELREVLGERFRRPAVHRDQLVVL; encoded by the coding sequence GTGAGCGGCTCCGGCAGCACGGGCGGTGCGGGTCCCCGCCAGCCCTCCCGCATCGCCGCCCGCGGCTCCCTCGCCGGGGCCGCGCGGGTCGTGGTGAAGATCGGCTCCTCGAGCCTGACCGACGACCGGGGTCGACTGGACCAGTCCCGGGTCGCCGACATCGCGGCGACCGCGGCTTCGCTCGCCGCCGGCGGCTCCGAGGTCGTCATCGTCTCCTCGGGGGCGATCGCTGCGGCGCTGGGCCCACTGGGCCTGCCCGAGCGGCCCACCTCCGTGCCACTGCAGCAGGCGGCCGCGAGCGTCGGCCAGGCGCTGCTGGCGACGGCATGGTCGAGCGCCTTCGGCGACCACGGGCGCCGCACCGGTCAGGTGCTGCTGACCGAGTCCGACGTCATCCGCCCCCAGACCTACCGCAACGTGCGCAGCGCCCTGGAGTCGCTGCTGGATCTCGCGGCGATCCCGGTGGTCAACGAGAACGACACCACCGCGACCCACGAGATCCGCTTCGGCGACAACGATCGTCTGGCGGCCCTGGTCGCCCAGCTGCTCGGCGCCGATGCGCTGTTCCTGCTGACCGACGTCGACGCGCTGTACACGGCACCGCCCACGGAGCCGGGCGCCGAGCGGATCGGCCTGGTCGAGGACCCGGCGCGCCTGACCGGGGTGAGCATCGGCTCGGTCGGCTCGAAGGTGGGCACCGGCGGCATGGTCACCAAGCTCTCGGCCGCCCAGCTCGCCTCGACCACCGGCACCGCCGCCCTGCTGACCTCGGCCGGGCAGTTCGCCGCCGCGGCGGCGGGCGAGGACGTCGGCACCTTCTTCCCCGGACAGGAGGGCCGCCGCCGCTCCCGTCTGGTGTGGCTGCGCTTCGCCACCCGCGGCGCCGGCACCCTCACCCTGGACGAAGGGGCGGCCGAGGCCGTGGCCACCCGTCGCCGCTCGCTGCTCGCCGTCGGCATCACCGCCGTGGCGGGCACCTTCCCCGACGGGGTCCCGGTGGACATCGCCCGGCCGGACGGCGCGGTGATCGCCCGCGGTCTGACCTCCTTCAGCAGCGACGAGCTGCGGGCCATGGCGGGCCGCGGCACGCACGAGCTGCGCGAGGTGCTGGGGGAGCGGTTCCGCCGTCCCGCCGTGCACCGTGACCAGCTGGTCGTGCTCTGA
- the rsfS gene encoding ribosome silencing factor codes for MSAPEESLDLARVAGQAAADTLAEEVIGLDVSEQVVITDVFLVCSGDSERQVSAIVDGVEKALLTERRRKPLRREGERDARWVLLDYGDIVVHVQHAEDRAFYALERLWRDAPVLDLQIDEGTPA; via the coding sequence GTGAGTGCTCCCGAAGAATCCCTCGACCTCGCCCGTGTGGCCGGCCAGGCGGCCGCCGACACTCTCGCCGAGGAGGTGATCGGCCTCGACGTCTCCGAACAGGTGGTGATCACCGACGTGTTCCTGGTCTGCAGCGGGGACTCCGAGCGCCAGGTCTCGGCCATCGTCGACGGCGTCGAGAAGGCGCTGCTGACCGAGCGCCGGCGCAAGCCGCTGCGCCGGGAGGGCGAGCGGGACGCCCGCTGGGTGCTGCTGGACTACGGCGACATCGTCGTGCACGTCCAGCATGCCGAGGATCGTGCCTTCTACGCGCTCGAGCGGCTCTGGCGGGACGCCCCGGTCCTGGACCTGCAGATCGACGAGGGCACCCCGGCGTGA
- the obgE gene encoding GTPase ObgE, with the protein MATFVDRVELQVAGGSGGHGAASIRREKFKPLAGPDGADGGRGGDVILEVDASTTTLLTYHHRPHQRATSGGFGKGDLRHGARGEDLVLRVPDGTVVTDEDGTVLADLIGIGTRYVAARGGTGGLGNAALATTKRKAPGFALLGEPGQERTLVLELKSVADVALVGYPSAGKSSLIAAMSAARPKIADYPFTTLVPNLGVVEAGQFRYTVADVPGLIPGASQGKGLGLDFLRHIERCHVLVHVLDAASLESSRDPLTDLETIEQELATYAGSLDEEAGARVPLMERPTVIVLNKTDLPDGTDMAEMVRERLAEREVPVLEVSAISHKGLRDLSFVLGELVDTARTELPEPEVAPIVLTPAAVDAEQFRVVTEQFDGATAYRVQGDKPERWVRQTDFANDEAVGFLADRLAKLGVEDQLLKAGAVAGSTVLIGPGDDAVVFDWEPTMVGGAELLGIRGTDRRMEDHHRPTRDEKRELQRQRTAARMNRVAAMEAERRAGHWSDPSRDDETRGS; encoded by the coding sequence ATGGCCACGTTCGTCGACCGCGTCGAGCTGCAGGTCGCCGGTGGATCGGGCGGCCACGGCGCCGCCTCCATCCGGCGCGAGAAGTTCAAGCCGCTCGCCGGGCCCGACGGGGCCGACGGCGGCCGCGGCGGGGACGTGATCCTCGAGGTCGACGCCTCGACGACCACCTTGCTGACCTACCACCACCGGCCCCACCAACGGGCCACCAGCGGCGGTTTCGGCAAGGGCGACCTGCGCCATGGGGCCCGCGGCGAGGACCTGGTCCTGCGCGTGCCCGACGGCACCGTGGTCACGGACGAGGACGGCACCGTGCTGGCCGACCTGATCGGCATCGGCACCCGATACGTGGCAGCCCGCGGCGGCACCGGCGGTCTCGGCAACGCGGCACTGGCCACCACCAAGCGCAAGGCCCCCGGTTTCGCCCTGCTCGGCGAGCCCGGCCAGGAGCGCACTCTCGTCCTGGAGCTGAAGTCCGTGGCGGACGTCGCCCTGGTGGGTTACCCCAGCGCCGGCAAGTCGTCCCTGATCGCCGCGATGAGCGCCGCCCGGCCCAAGATCGCCGACTATCCCTTCACCACGCTGGTGCCGAATCTCGGTGTGGTCGAGGCGGGTCAGTTCCGCTACACGGTCGCCGATGTGCCGGGCCTGATCCCCGGCGCCAGCCAGGGCAAGGGTCTGGGCCTGGACTTCCTGCGCCACATCGAGCGCTGCCACGTCCTGGTCCATGTCCTGGATGCCGCGTCCCTGGAGTCCTCCCGCGACCCGTTGACCGATCTGGAGACGATCGAGCAGGAGCTGGCCACCTATGCCGGCAGCCTGGACGAGGAGGCCGGGGCGAGGGTGCCGCTGATGGAGCGGCCCACCGTGATCGTGCTGAACAAGACCGATCTGCCCGACGGCACCGACATGGCCGAGATGGTCCGCGAGCGCCTCGCAGAGCGCGAGGTGCCGGTGCTGGAGGTCTCCGCGATCTCCCACAAGGGGCTGCGCGACCTCTCCTTCGTCCTCGGCGAGCTGGTCGATACGGCGCGCACCGAGCTGCCCGAGCCCGAGGTCGCGCCCATCGTGCTGACCCCGGCCGCGGTCGACGCGGAGCAGTTCCGCGTCGTCACCGAGCAGTTCGACGGGGCCACGGCCTACCGAGTCCAGGGTGACAAGCCCGAGCGCTGGGTGCGCCAGACCGACTTCGCCAATGACGAAGCGGTCGGCTTCCTCGCGGACCGCCTGGCGAAGCTGGGGGTGGAGGACCAGCTGCTGAAGGCCGGTGCCGTCGCGGGCTCGACCGTGCTGATCGGGCCGGGCGACGACGCGGTCGTCTTCGACTGGGAGCCGACGATGGTCGGCGGCGCCGAACTGCTGGGCATCCGAGGCACCGATCGGCGGATGGAGGACCACCACCGCCCCACCCGCGACGAGAAGCGCGAGCTGCAGCGGCAGCGCACCGCGGCCCGCATGAACCGAGTCGCCGCGATGGAGGCGGAACGCCGCGCCGGCCATTGGTCGGATCCCTCCCGGGACGACGAGACCCGCGGATCGTGA
- a CDS encoding glutamate-5-semialdehyde dehydrogenase yields the protein MNSSVSAAVLAATRAAKDAQPVLARLHREAKDDLLLAMAEALVERAGEIVDANVRDLEAADAAGIEPGLRDRLVLDPERVAAIAQQLRDAAALPDPVGEVIRGSVLSNGLELRQVRVPLGVIGMVYEARPNVTVDAAGLAVKSGNAVVLRGGSAALHSNTALIAVLRSVLADQGLPEDLIVGIDEHGREGVDALMRARGAVDVLIPRGGAGLIRRIVENSLVPVIETGTGTTHVLIDASADLEQAEGIVVNSKTQRVGVCNALETLLVHREIADRALPRIAARLTGAGVRLHTDAAAQEILEGAGTPAEVIAATAEDWDAEYLALELAVAVVDDLDAALEHIRAHSSGHTESILTRDLLSQQRFLAEVDSAVVMANASTRFSDGGEFGFGAEIGISTQKLHARGPMGLTELTSAKWLVVGQGHVRP from the coding sequence ATGAACTCATCCGTGTCCGCCGCCGTGCTCGCCGCCACCCGCGCCGCGAAGGACGCGCAGCCGGTGCTCGCCCGCCTGCACCGCGAGGCCAAGGACGACCTGCTGCTGGCGATGGCCGAGGCCCTGGTCGAACGGGCCGGCGAGATCGTCGACGCCAACGTCCGGGATCTCGAGGCCGCCGATGCCGCGGGCATCGAGCCGGGCCTGCGCGACCGCCTCGTCCTGGATCCCGAGCGGGTCGCGGCGATCGCCCAGCAGCTGCGCGACGCCGCCGCCCTGCCCGACCCGGTCGGCGAGGTGATCCGCGGCTCGGTGCTGTCCAACGGCCTGGAGCTGCGTCAGGTCCGCGTCCCGCTCGGCGTGATCGGCATGGTCTACGAGGCTCGTCCGAACGTGACGGTCGACGCCGCAGGGCTCGCCGTGAAATCCGGCAATGCGGTGGTGCTGCGCGGCGGCTCCGCGGCCCTGCACTCCAACACCGCGCTCATCGCGGTGCTGCGCTCGGTGCTCGCGGATCAGGGGCTGCCCGAGGACCTGATCGTCGGCATCGACGAGCACGGGCGCGAGGGCGTGGACGCCCTGATGCGAGCCCGCGGGGCGGTCGACGTGCTGATCCCGCGCGGCGGCGCCGGCCTCATCCGCCGCATCGTCGAGAACTCCCTGGTCCCGGTGATCGAGACCGGCACCGGGACCACGCACGTCCTGATCGATGCGAGCGCGGACCTCGAACAGGCCGAGGGGATCGTCGTGAACTCCAAGACCCAACGAGTGGGGGTCTGCAACGCCCTGGAGACCCTGCTGGTCCACCGCGAGATCGCCGACCGGGCCCTGCCCCGGATCGCCGCCCGCCTAACCGGGGCCGGGGTGCGCCTGCACACCGATGCGGCCGCGCAGGAGATCCTCGAGGGGGCCGGGACCCCCGCCGAGGTGATCGCGGCCACCGCCGAGGACTGGGACGCGGAGTACCTCGCCCTCGAGCTGGCGGTGGCGGTCGTCGACGATCTCGATGCGGCGCTGGAGCACATCCGCGCCCACTCCAGCGGGCACACCGAATCCATCCTCACCCGGGACCTGCTCTCCCAGCAGCGGTTCCTGGCCGAGGTCGACTCCGCCGTGGTCATGGCCAACGCCTCCACGCGCTTCTCCGACGGCGGGGAGTTCGGCTTCGGCGCGGAGATCGGCATCTCCACCCAGAAGCTCCATGCCCGCGGACCCATGGGACTGACGGAGCTGACCTCCGCCAAGTGGTTGGTGGTGGGCCAGGGCCATGTCCGTCCGTGA
- a CDS encoding Rne/Rng family ribonuclease, giving the protein MADSTHLPENDSSEQSPTPPVRRRRRAGAPAGAPVAAPPPQPSEDTAPAAPRTVVAPQGETAPESAPAPAPTRARRRAGAPAGAPAAAAEPSPQDTVTGEEDVTEDAPAEQTAEQTPAEEPTAAEDQGSAEEETPAEEQTPAEEQTPAEEQIGAEEPAPIEESGEDADGNPVVDDLRALASARGASGTDGEADEDRSRRREQVQMDFASLLFQAPTPAPRTTVGAHDAPVGSAELSFEAGEDAEDETSSEGSGSSGDSEESSPSRSRSRRRGSRRTGQRDQDDQDRSDESASELDDENSSDQDDEDDSDRPSGGSGSSRRRRRRGGRGRRGRGRGDDDESDSEDGSGSESDAREGRRGSHDARPDGEDGEDSDGEDSAGGSSGSSSSRRRRRRRRSGGGGDNSSSSTDDPPNTVVKVREARDEVKAVKGSTRLEAKRQRRREGRDNGRKRNVITESEFLARRESVKRSMVVRERPGRTQIGVLEDDVLVEHYVAQKSQTSMVGNVYLGKVQNVLPSMEAAFIDIGKGRNAVLYAGEVNWDAVGLDGQPRRIELALKSGDPVLVQVTKDPIGHKGARLTSQISLPGRYVVFVPGGSMTGISRKLPDTERSRLKKLMRQLIPEDAGVIVRTAAEGASEAELTHDVERLRGQWEKIQKAQKARSAPVALSQEPDIAIKVVRDVFNEDFTSLIVEGGKVYDEVHSYVADVAPDLLERVTAHVGEKDAFAKHRIDEQLLKAMDRKVYLPSGGSLVIDRTEAMTVVDVNTGKFTGSGGSLEETVTKNNLEAAEEIVRQLRLRDIGGIIVIDFIDMVLEANRDLVLRRLVECLGRDRTKHQVAEVTSLGLVQMTRKRVGQGLLETFSTTCEHCNGRGHHVDIDGDHTSAGGNGGQGGDDSSKSSSSKRRNRRSRGGGGGSNGSAKEGSDSEESSTEDPAQDVHRLEDDETSRAQARATIASIAAASGSHTPAEESDSSNPA; this is encoded by the coding sequence CCCCGCCGCCGCAGCCGAGCGAGGACACCGCGCCCGCGGCCCCGCGCACCGTCGTCGCCCCGCAGGGAGAGACCGCCCCCGAGTCCGCCCCGGCCCCCGCGCCCACGCGGGCCCGGCGCCGCGCCGGCGCTCCTGCGGGAGCGCCCGCTGCCGCTGCCGAGCCGTCGCCCCAGGACACCGTGACCGGCGAGGAGGACGTCACCGAGGACGCCCCGGCCGAGCAGACCGCCGAGCAGACCCCCGCCGAGGAGCCGACCGCCGCCGAGGACCAGGGATCCGCCGAAGAGGAGACCCCCGCCGAAGAGCAGACCCCCGCCGAAGAGCAGACCCCCGCCGAAGAGCAGATCGGCGCCGAGGAGCCGGCGCCCATCGAGGAGTCGGGGGAGGACGCCGACGGCAACCCTGTCGTCGATGATCTGCGCGCCCTCGCCTCCGCTCGTGGTGCGAGCGGGACCGACGGCGAGGCCGACGAGGACCGCAGCCGCCGTCGCGAGCAGGTCCAGATGGATTTCGCCTCGCTCCTGTTCCAGGCGCCCACGCCCGCGCCCCGGACCACCGTCGGGGCACACGACGCCCCGGTCGGCTCGGCCGAGCTCTCCTTCGAAGCCGGGGAGGATGCGGAGGACGAGACGTCCTCCGAGGGCTCCGGCAGCTCCGGGGACTCCGAGGAGTCCTCCCCCTCCCGGTCGCGCTCGCGCCGCCGCGGGTCGCGCCGCACCGGGCAGCGCGACCAGGACGACCAGGACCGCTCGGACGAGAGCGCCTCCGAGCTGGACGATGAGAACTCCTCCGATCAGGACGACGAGGACGACTCGGACCGTCCCTCCGGGGGCTCGGGCAGCTCCCGTCGTCGCCGGCGCCGCGGAGGCCGCGGCCGCCGTGGCCGCGGCCGCGGGGACGACGACGAGTCGGACTCCGAGGACGGTTCGGGCTCCGAGTCCGATGCCCGCGAGGGCCGCAGGGGCTCGCACGATGCGCGCCCCGACGGCGAGGACGGAGAGGACTCCGACGGCGAGGACTCCGCGGGCGGCTCCTCGGGCTCGTCCAGCTCCCGTCGTCGTCGCCGCCGCCGCCGCTCCGGGGGAGGCGGCGACAATTCCTCCTCCTCGACGGATGATCCGCCGAACACGGTGGTCAAGGTGCGTGAGGCGCGCGACGAGGTCAAGGCCGTCAAGGGCTCGACCCGGCTCGAGGCCAAGCGCCAGCGTCGACGCGAGGGGCGCGACAACGGCCGCAAGCGCAATGTGATCACCGAGTCGGAGTTCCTCGCTCGCCGCGAGTCCGTCAAGCGTTCGATGGTGGTGCGCGAGCGCCCCGGACGCACCCAGATCGGCGTCCTCGAGGACGACGTGCTGGTCGAGCACTACGTCGCCCAGAAGTCGCAGACCTCGATGGTCGGCAATGTCTACCTGGGCAAGGTCCAGAACGTGCTGCCGTCGATGGAGGCCGCCTTCATCGACATCGGCAAGGGGCGCAACGCCGTGCTGTACGCCGGCGAGGTCAACTGGGACGCCGTCGGCCTCGACGGCCAGCCCCGCCGCATCGAGCTCGCCCTCAAGAGCGGGGACCCGGTGCTGGTCCAGGTCACCAAGGACCCGATCGGCCACAAGGGCGCCCGCCTCACCAGCCAGATCTCCCTGCCGGGCCGGTACGTCGTGTTCGTGCCCGGCGGCTCCATGACCGGCATCTCCCGCAAGCTGCCGGACACCGAGCGCTCGCGTCTGAAGAAACTCATGCGCCAGCTCATCCCTGAGGACGCGGGCGTCATCGTGCGTACCGCCGCCGAGGGGGCGAGCGAGGCGGAGCTGACCCATGACGTCGAGCGCCTGCGCGGCCAGTGGGAGAAGATCCAGAAGGCGCAGAAGGCGAGGTCCGCGCCGGTGGCCCTCTCCCAGGAGCCGGACATCGCGATCAAGGTGGTGCGCGACGTCTTCAACGAGGACTTCACCTCCCTGATCGTCGAGGGCGGCAAGGTCTACGACGAGGTCCACTCCTACGTCGCCGACGTCGCCCCTGACCTGCTCGAGCGCGTCACAGCCCACGTGGGCGAGAAGGACGCGTTCGCCAAGCACCGCATCGACGAGCAGCTGCTGAAGGCGATGGACCGCAAGGTCTACCTGCCCTCGGGCGGCTCGCTGGTGATCGACCGCACCGAGGCCATGACCGTGGTCGACGTGAACACGGGCAAGTTCACCGGCTCCGGCGGCTCTCTCGAGGAGACCGTCACCAAGAACAACCTGGAGGCGGCCGAGGAGATCGTGCGCCAGCTGCGGCTGCGCGACATCGGTGGCATCATCGTCATCGACTTCATCGACATGGTGCTCGAGGCCAACCGGGACCTGGTGCTGCGTCGCCTGGTCGAGTGCCTGGGCCGGGACCGCACCAAGCACCAGGTCGCCGAGGTGACGTCGCTGGGACTGGTGCAGATGACCCGCAAGCGCGTCGGCCAGGGTCTGCTGGAGACCTTCTCCACCACCTGCGAGCACTGCAACGGGCGCGGTCACCACGTCGACATCGACGGGGACCACACGAGCGCAGGCGGCAACGGCGGCCAGGGCGGCGACGACTCCTCGAAGTCCTCGTCCTCCAAGCGCCGCAATCGCCGCTCGCGGGGCGGCGGGGGTGGGAGCAACGGCTCCGCCAAGGAGGGCTCGGACTCCGAGGAGAGCTCGACCGAGGACCCCGCCCAGGACGTCCACCGCCTCGAGGACGACGAGACCAGCCGGGCCCAGGCCCGCGCGACGATCGCGTCCATCGCGGCGGCCTCCGGCAGCCACACCCCCGCCGAGGAATCGGACTCCTCGAACCCGGCGTGA
- a CDS encoding DedA family protein yields MESVLHLVEVVMSSPWLYVLLFAVVAGASVLPIFPGETVVITAGAYAVVQDAPSAWILVPVTILAAVAGDLSAHHLGRGAGPIARRIRRSRAGDRLLTWAENGLHTRGGAIIVTARFIPGGRTATSLTSGMIRYPRPRFLGFALLAATAWALYNIGIGMAGGYLFREQPLLGVLLGVGLALVISTAIEKVRIARERRGASRSEPSAERELLGSR; encoded by the coding sequence ATGGAATCCGTGCTGCACCTGGTCGAGGTGGTCATGTCATCGCCGTGGCTGTACGTGCTCCTGTTCGCGGTGGTCGCCGGGGCCTCCGTGCTGCCGATCTTCCCGGGCGAGACGGTGGTGATCACCGCGGGCGCGTATGCCGTCGTGCAGGACGCGCCCAGCGCGTGGATCCTGGTGCCGGTGACGATCCTCGCCGCCGTCGCCGGGGATCTCTCGGCGCATCACCTCGGCCGCGGAGCGGGGCCGATCGCCCGGAGGATCCGCCGCAGTCGCGCGGGCGACCGCCTCCTCACCTGGGCGGAGAACGGCCTGCACACCCGGGGCGGGGCGATCATCGTCACTGCCCGCTTCATCCCCGGTGGCCGCACGGCCACCTCACTCACCTCGGGCATGATCCGCTATCCCCGACCGCGGTTCCTCGGCTTCGCCCTGCTGGCCGCGACCGCGTGGGCGCTGTACAACATCGGCATCGGCATGGCCGGAGGTTACCTCTTCCGGGAGCAGCCGCTGCTGGGCGTTCTCCTCGGGGTGGGTCTCGCCCTGGTGATCAGCACGGCGATCGAGAAGGTGCGCATCGCCCGGGAGCGTCGTGGCGCCTCGCGCTCCGAGCCCTCCGCGGAGCGCGAGCTGCTCGGGTCCCGCTGA
- the nadD gene encoding nicotinate-nucleotide adenylyltransferase has protein sequence MEQQRRRIGVMGGTFDPIHHGHLVAASEVQSVFGLDEVVFVPTGRPWQKASREISDPEHRYLMTVVATAANPVFTVSRVDVDRPGSTYTIDTLRDLHEQQPAADLFFITGADALQSILTWKDSEEIFSLAHFVGVTRPGHELDTSGLPADGVTLIEVPAMAISSTDCRVRVAAGEPVWYLVPDGVVQYINKYALYTGGDGDD, from the coding sequence GTGGAGCAGCAGCGACGCCGGATCGGCGTGATGGGCGGGACCTTCGATCCCATCCACCACGGCCACCTCGTCGCCGCCAGCGAGGTCCAGAGCGTCTTCGGCCTGGACGAGGTGGTGTTCGTGCCCACCGGGCGTCCGTGGCAGAAGGCCTCTCGCGAGATCTCCGACCCGGAGCACCGGTACCTGATGACCGTGGTGGCCACCGCCGCGAACCCGGTGTTCACCGTCTCGCGCGTCGACGTCGACCGGCCGGGCTCCACCTATACGATCGACACGCTCCGGGACCTGCACGAGCAGCAGCCCGCCGCGGACCTGTTCTTCATCACCGGCGCCGACGCCCTGCAGTCCATCCTGACCTGGAAGGACTCCGAGGAGATCTTCTCCCTTGCGCACTTCGTGGGCGTCACCCGTCCCGGGCACGAGCTGGACACCTCCGGTCTGCCGGCCGACGGGGTCACCCTCATCGAGGTCCCCGCCATGGCGATCAGCTCCACCGACTGCCGGGTACGGGTCGCCGCCGGTGAACCCGTCTGGTACCTGGTGCCCGACGGCGTGGTCCAATACATCAACAAGTACGCCCTCTACACAGGAGGTGACGGCGATGACTGA
- the rplU gene encoding 50S ribosomal protein L21 codes for MVYAIVRAGGRQEKVSVGDTIVINRVAGEAGDSVDLAPVLLVDGDKITSAQAELAKVKVSAEKVEDLRGDKIRILRYKNKTGYKKRQGHRQELTRLKITGIA; via the coding sequence GTGGTGTACGCAATCGTCCGCGCAGGCGGTCGTCAGGAGAAGGTGTCGGTCGGTGACACCATCGTGATCAACCGCGTGGCAGGCGAGGCGGGCGACAGCGTCGATCTCGCTCCCGTGCTGCTGGTTGACGGCGACAAGATCACCTCGGCCCAGGCCGAGCTGGCCAAGGTGAAGGTCTCCGCCGAGAAGGTCGAGGACCTCCGCGGCGACAAGATCCGGATCCTCCGCTACAAGAACAAGACCGGGTACAAGAAGCGCCAGGGCCACCGCCAGGAGCTCACCCGACTGAAGATCACGGGCATCGCCTGA
- the rpmA gene encoding 50S ribosomal protein L27 produces MASKKGVSSSKNGRDSNAQRLGVKRFGGQVVGAGEILIRQRGTKVHPGDGVGRGNDDTLFALTAGTVEFGRKRDRRVVSVVETV; encoded by the coding sequence ATGGCATCAAAGAAGGGCGTCAGCTCCTCCAAGAACGGGCGTGACTCGAACGCCCAGCGTCTCGGCGTCAAGCGCTTCGGCGGCCAGGTCGTCGGCGCGGGCGAGATCCTCATCCGCCAGCGCGGCACCAAGGTCCACCCGGGCGACGGCGTGGGCCGCGGCAACGACGACACCCTGTTCGCGCTCACCGCGGGCACGGTCGAGTTCGGCCGCAAGCGCGATCGCCGCGTGGTCAGCGTCGTCGAGACGGTCTGA